The region CTTTCGCTTCTGCGGCCTGTCGTGAAAATTATTTCTTCAACTCCTGCGGCTTTAGCAACACTTATCCCTTGTGCAATAGATGCCTTCCATGACGCATGACTGAACGGCCTGACAATGCCCTGCGTCCCTAGAATTGAAATTCCGCCAAGAATGCCGATTCGTGCATTCATAGTTTTTAAAGCGATAGCTTCACCTTGCGGAACTTCTATGCGTACTTTGATAGTCCCTTTGAGATCTGGTTTTATCTTGGAAACTTCTTTTAATACTCCTGCAATAATTTGTCCTTTAGGGGCAGGGTTGATGGCTGGTTCACCGACAGGAACAGGTAGGCCTGGCAGGGTTACTTTGCCGACTCCTATGCCGCCTGAAATCTCAACGCAGAGTTCCTTGCCATCTGATATGTGTTCAACAACAGCGTGAATTTCGTGTCCGCTTGTCGCATCTGGATCATCGCCGCCGTCTTTAATGACAACGCCGCGTGCGCTTGAACCTTCCAACTCAACACGATCAACAGGAATTACGAGAGATCCTTTTTCTGGGAGTGGGGTTTCTATAGATTGCGGCTTAGATCTTCCTAACATAACTCGAAGTGCGCTCATTGCTGCGGCTGTAGCTGATGATCCTGTAGTGAATCCTTCGCGAAGATTTTCTCTCACTCTATAACCTCTACTTATCGGAAGGTGATTTTAACAGACTGCCACGGGTTAGCATTGCACTGCCGAATTTTTCACGCACTTTATCTACAGCTTTATCAAGCTGATCCAGTTTCTTGTCGTCACACACATTTTGTTCAGGTTCCAGTAGTGAGAGCTGTCTTCCGCGCTCTTCAAAATTTGATATCCCTATTCCTATAAGTCTTACAGGACCGAGATAACCTTCTGCGTCAAGGATGGTACAGCCTGTTTTATAAATGATTCCAGAATTTGATGTTCTTTGATCTAAAGTTTTACTGCGGGTAATCTGCCTGAAATCAGGGAATTTAACTTTTAAAGTTATGGTACGTCCTTTCAGTCCATGCTTGCGAATATCTGCCGCTATGCGTTCGGACTGACTTAGCAGCCATGTTTTTAGAATTTGTGGGTCGCGAACGTCTTCTCCGAAGGTGTTTTCTGCGCTGGAAGACTTCATTTGCTCGCCTACAGAGACAGGAGTTGGATCAATTCCTGATGCCTTGGCATGAAGAACTATTCCGCGTTCACCAAATCTCTCTTTCCAAAATTCAGGAGGATAACGGAGCATATCGGCGGCATATTTGATGCCGAATGAATGGAAGCGCGGCAGGGCTTTTTTTCCTACGCCAGGGATTTTTTCAATGGGAAGCGTTTTTAAAAATTGTTTAACTTCATGAGCTTCAATAATGGAAATTCCGGCCGGTTTTTTTAAGTCGGAGGCTATTTTAGCCAGAAATTTAACAGGCGCAATTCCTATGGACGCAGTGAGTCCAACTGTGTCCAATATTTCCTGTTTAACACTTTCTGCAAGTGTACGTGGTGGTCCGAAAATTTTCTCTGTTCCGGTTATATCAAGATATGCTTCATCGATTGATGCTTGCTCAACAATAGGTGAATAGTTTTCAAGTACAGCCATAACCTGACTTGAAATTTCTTTATAGCGAGATCTTCGACCTGAAACAAGAATTAGCTCAGGACAAAGTTTTAAGGCTTGATGAGAGGGCATTGCTGAGCGGACTCCGAATTTTCTGGCTTCGTATGAAGCGGTGCTTAGCACAGAGCGTTTGTGTGTGGAGCCTATGGCAATGGGTTTACCGCGAAGTTCCGGGTTATCCATTTGCTCTACGGACGCGTAAAAAGCGTCCATATCAAGGTGCATAATATATTTTTGCATGGCTTTGCTCAGAATATGAAAGGAGGCAATTCAGAAGAAATTGGCTAAATTTCTTTCTGCTTAGAAAATTTAATACATGCGTCAACAAAGTTTTTAGCAATATCAGGATTGCTTGCAAAGTGCAGATGGATATAGCTTCCCAAAGTGTTCCCGTCAGATAAGAATCCTTCTGCTTTTATGTCGCCGTTTTTCCCATGGACAAGAAAGCATTTATTTAAATCTTCTGGCATATCCACAAGAGCTGAATAATGAAATTCGTGTCCCCTGGCTAAAGTTCCGGTCGGACCTAATATACAGTCCTCGGATAGCTCAACTTCTTTGTAGCCGAGAGCCTGAAACCTGTCCTGCATGGTTGAACGGAAAGGGAAAACTCCGCACATAGGGAAAACTCGGTCCCCTTTAGAAATTGAATCCATCAGGTACATGAATCCCCCGCATTCAGCATAAACCGGTTTGCCAGATTTGGAAAATTCCGCAACAGCACGGCGCAGGCGGGTGTTTTGAGCAAGGTCAAAGGCTGATAGTTCCGGGTAGCCTCCGCCGAGGTAGAGTCCTGAAAGGTCAGGTGGTAGTTCTTTATCGTTTATGGGCGAGAAGGGTACAAGTTCAGCTCCGGCATATCTGAGCATGCGGAGATTTTCTTCGTAGTAGAAAGAGAACGCTTCATCCTGTGCAATACCGATTCTGGTATGGGGAATCATGGGAAGTTCATCAAAGCGCGGCGGCATCGGAATATCCGGCAGAGCTTCAATAATAGTATCAAGATCGAGGTGCTCTTCAACCCAGTCGGCAAGGGCAGAGTATTTGCCTTCCAGATCTTCTAAATGTTCAGCCGTAATAAGGCCTAAATGGCGGGACGGGGTTTCGATTTCATTCCTTTTAGGCAAACACCCGACAAGCGGAATGTCAGTAAGTGAAATGGCATCTTGTAGTGTTTGCGCATGGCTCTCGCTGCCGACTCTGTTAAAGATAACTCCGGCAATTGCTGTTTCAGGATCAAATTCGCTGAACCCTTTAATCAGTGCCGCTGCGGACCTGGCCATTGCACGGGCATCCACTACGAGTATTATCGGAAGATTAAGTTCTTTTGAAAGGTGCGCAGTTGAACCCGTTTCTTCAAGAGCTGAAAAGCCGTCAAAAAGTCCCATTACTCCCTCAACGATACAAACCTCTGAGTCTTGAGAGTATCTTGAGAATATATCACGCAGCACATTTCCTGAAAGCATCCATCCATCAAGGTTATGACAGGTCTTTCCGGCTGCTCTTGAATGATGGCCGGGGTCGATAAAGTCTGGACCTACCTTGAATGGTTGGACTTTCAGTCCCTTGCGGGCGAAAGCTGCCATCAGTCCGAGGGTGACGGAAGTTTTGCCGCATCCGCTGTGCGTGCCTGCTACGATAAAGCCTTTAATAGAGTTCATTTAGTTTCTATAATGTTTTTTGCATGATCAGCCTAGCTTCTTTTTATCTAGATAGGCGATAAATTTTTTAGCTTCTTCAAAATCTGCTCTAAGTTCTAGAGATTTATTTAATTCTTCACGTGTTTTGGCATAGTCTTTTGCTTCAAAATAGGCTCTTGCAAGGTTATAATGCAGGTTCTCATCTTCAGGGGAAAGAACGAGAGCTTTGCTGTAGTACTGAATAGATTGTGGAATCATTTTAGATTTGCGAAGATTTATTCCGAAATCATTGAATAAATGTTTATGCTTTTCTTCAAATGCTGCGTCCATAGAGATGAGTCTGGCAAACACATCGTTCGCACGTTCTGTTTCACCTCTTTCCATAAAGCAGAGACCTACTCCGAAATTGCCGCGGACGTTAAGTTCATCAACTTTAATCGCACTTGTGTATTCCATTTCTGCGCTGTAGGAGTTGCCCTGTTTACGGTGTCTGTCAGCACGGGCAAGTGTTTTCTGCAAATTCTTCATATTAGGAAGAACTTGTTTATGATACATTTCCGGCTCAGGCGTATAGTCTGACAAAAGTGATTCGCGCGAAATTTTTTCCGAGTTTCCGGTAGGAACAAAATTGCTGTTCAAAGGGCGAACTTCAAACAGATCTTCTTCAAGCTGCTCTATGAAATAATAGCCTATCTGCGCAACTTTTCTTGTGGTTGTTCCTGTTCCTACTTTTGCTATTTTTTGACGGGAAAAAACTCCAGTTAGGTCATGAATGGTATTGGAATCAGTCATTTATGTGCTCCGAAAATAATATAGACAACTTAGCTGTTATAGTAGCGATATTTTGTCTAATTGAGAAGGGCGTTTTTATTCATTTAACAATTATTTCTTAGAAGATGCTTTTCCAGTGATCCATTTAATTTGTCGGCAGATACCCATAAGTAAATTGAATTCATTTCTTTTAATATTTATTCTGGACATGAACCGTTTAACCGGAAGCATCCAGTAGTCGGCATTGTCTTCTTTCAAAAAATCAATTGCCAATAAAGTTTCTTGCAAATTGGCCGCCAAAATTTCCTGTTCTTGAAATGTTGTGATTCTTTCTTCCGGTGGTCCTGCCGGAGTGAACGGCTTTTCAAGAGCTTCTTTAAAGCATTCATAAAGAATTATTAAAACAGCCTGTGATAGATTCAGTGAACTGCTTTCTTCACTTGTCGGAATATTTATCAGTCTTGAACAAAGTTTTGTCTCATCATTTGTCAAACCTCTGTCTTCCGGCCCGAAGACAAGGGCAATTTTTTCTCCATCCTTAAGCTGCTGCACAATTAATGGCGCAGCCTCTGCTGGAGTCAGTACCCCTTTTCTCCATCCGCCTGTACGGGCTGTGGTTCCATAAATTTTGGAGTGATCGGCAAGAGCTGTTTCAAGGTCAGGACATATACGAGCCTTTTCAACTATTTCATGACCTTTGGCTGTAGCTAGAGGCATGGCTCTTTCCATATTCCATAGTGGAGGGTTGACTAGAATAAGATCAGAACAATCCATATTTCGCATGGCGCGGGCTGTTGATCCTACATTCTCAGGATATTTGGTTCCGAAAAGTACTACACTGATATTTTTAAGCATATTTTCTCCGAGGGCAACAATACAAAGAATTTACTGTACCCGTGGAATAATCTTTAGAAAAGCTGATTTAAAATTTGTGGATTATCACATTAGCAGGAAGTAGATGGAGGCTTAATAGATTTATCTTTCACACATGTCCACAGTTATAGAAAAGAGTGGCGTGGACTTTATGGGCAAAATAGAAAGTATTACTATATTCCTTAGAATGCTTGACCATTTTTGATGTCAGCAATAGAAAAAGGGTATGTAATTGATCAGTCAATCATCTACAAACATTTTCAATGGGGGTTCAGGTATGGCTCTTTTCACAAAAGAGGAAGCTCTTAGGTATCATAGTGACGGTAGAAAAGGTAAGTTGGAAGTTATTTCCATCAAGCCTTGCAATACTCAGAAAGACTTATCCATGGCATATTCTCCGGGCGTAGCTGAAGCTTGCCGCGCAATACATGCAGATGAAGAACTGTCTTACAAGTACACAGGCAGAGGAAACCTTGTTGCTGTCGTTTCTAACGGAACCGCTGTTCTCGGGTTAGGTAATATCGGTCCTGCCGCAGGTAAGCCTGTTATGGAAGGCAAAGGAGTTCTTTTTAAAATCTTTGCTGATGTTGATGTGTATGACCTGAATATTGATGCTTCCGATCCTGAAAAAGTTATTGAATTTTGTAAAATGATTGAACCTTCCTTTGGTGGTATTAATCTTGAAGATATTAAAGCTCCAGAGTGTTTTGAGATTGAAAGAAGACTTATCGAAGAAATGGATATTCCTGTTTTCCATGATGATCAGCATGGGACCGCGATCATTTCTACTGCCGGAATTTTGAATGCTCTTGAAATTACCGGTAAAAAAATTGAAGAAATTAAAATTGTTGTTTCCGGTGCTGGTGCCGCAGCAATTGCCTGCTCTAAATTATATGTGACTATGGGTGCTCGCCCTGAAAATATTTATATGTTTGATTCTCGCGGACTTCTTTATGAAGGGCGTGCAGGCGTAACCGGTTTTAAAGCAGATTTTGCTCAGAAAGAAAATGCAGGTTCACTTGCTGATTGCATGGTCGGCGCAGATATGTTCCTTGGACTTTCCGTAAAAGACGCAATCAATCAGGAAATGGTTAAAACCATGTCTAAGGGCGCAATCATTTTTGCCTGTGCTAACCCTGATCCTGAAATATCTTATCCTGCTGTTAAAGAGGTCCGTCCTGATATCCTTATGGGAACCGGACGTTCCGACTATCCTAATCAGGTTAATAACGTCCTTTGTTTCCCCTTCATTTTCCGTGGAGCACTGGACTGCCGTGCGACCACTATCAATGATGAGATGAAGTTAGCCGCAGCACAAGCTCTTGCCGCTCTTGCTAAAGAACCGGTTGGACAGGATATTTGTGATACTTTCGGTGTGGATAAACTTGAATTCGGTATGGATTATATTATTCCTAAACCTACAGATCCTCGCGTGCTAACCCGCCTTGCCCCTGCTGTTGT is a window of Desulfovibrio sp. UCD-KL4C DNA encoding:
- a CDS encoding cobyrinate a,c-diamide synthase, whose protein sequence is MNSIKGFIVAGTHSGCGKTSVTLGLMAAFARKGLKVQPFKVGPDFIDPGHHSRAAGKTCHNLDGWMLSGNVLRDIFSRYSQDSEVCIVEGVMGLFDGFSALEETGSTAHLSKELNLPIILVVDARAMARSAAALIKGFSEFDPETAIAGVIFNRVGSESHAQTLQDAISLTDIPLVGCLPKRNEIETPSRHLGLITAEHLEDLEGKYSALADWVEEHLDLDTIIEALPDIPMPPRFDELPMIPHTRIGIAQDEAFSFYYEENLRMLRYAGAELVPFSPINDKELPPDLSGLYLGGGYPELSAFDLAQNTRLRRAVAEFSKSGKPVYAECGGFMYLMDSISKGDRVFPMCGVFPFRSTMQDRFQALGYKEVELSEDCILGPTGTLARGHEFHYSALVDMPEDLNKCFLVHGKNGDIKAEGFLSDGNTLGSYIHLHFASNPDIAKNFVDACIKFSKQKEI
- a CDS encoding RNA methyltransferase, which translates into the protein MLKNISVVLFGTKYPENVGSTARAMRNMDCSDLILVNPPLWNMERAMPLATAKGHEIVEKARICPDLETALADHSKIYGTTARTGGWRKGVLTPAEAAPLIVQQLKDGEKIALVFGPEDRGLTNDETKLCSRLINIPTSEESSSLNLSQAVLIILYECFKEALEKPFTPAGPPEERITTFQEQEILAANLQETLLAIDFLKEDNADYWMLPVKRFMSRINIKRNEFNLLMGICRQIKWITGKASSKK
- a CDS encoding tetratricopeptide repeat protein; protein product: MTDSNTIHDLTGVFSRQKIAKVGTGTTTRKVAQIGYYFIEQLEEDLFEVRPLNSNFVPTGNSEKISRESLLSDYTPEPEMYHKQVLPNMKNLQKTLARADRHRKQGNSYSAEMEYTSAIKVDELNVRGNFGVGLCFMERGETERANDVFARLISMDAAFEEKHKHLFNDFGINLRKSKMIPQSIQYYSKALVLSPEDENLHYNLARAYFEAKDYAKTREELNKSLELRADFEEAKKFIAYLDKKKLG
- a CDS encoding malic enzyme-like NAD(P)-binding protein translates to MALFTKEEALRYHSDGRKGKLEVISIKPCNTQKDLSMAYSPGVAEACRAIHADEELSYKYTGRGNLVAVVSNGTAVLGLGNIGPAAGKPVMEGKGVLFKIFADVDVYDLNIDASDPEKVIEFCKMIEPSFGGINLEDIKAPECFEIERRLIEEMDIPVFHDDQHGTAIISTAGILNALEITGKKIEEIKIVVSGAGAAAIACSKLYVTMGARPENIYMFDSRGLLYEGRAGVTGFKADFAQKENAGSLADCMVGADMFLGLSVKDAINQEMVKTMSKGAIIFACANPDPEISYPAVKEVRPDILMGTGRSDYPNQVNNVLCFPFIFRGALDCRATTINDEMKLAAAQALAALAKEPVGQDICDTFGVDKLEFGMDYIIPKPTDPRVLTRLAPAVVKAAMETGVARIQLDLDQYKVDLEKRMDASKARGKMVVDSFNYDF
- the cbiD gene encoding cobalt-precorrin-5B (C(1))-methyltransferase CbiD, which encodes MRENLREGFTTGSSATAAAMSALRVMLGRSKPQSIETPLPEKGSLVIPVDRVELEGSSARGVVIKDGGDDPDATSGHEIHAVVEHISDGKELCVEISGGIGVGKVTLPGLPVPVGEPAINPAPKGQIIAGVLKEVSKIKPDLKGTIKVRIEVPQGEAIALKTMNARIGILGGISILGTQGIVRPFSHASWKASIAQGISVAKAAGVEEIIFTTGRRSERFYLEHFPETQELAMIQAADFFSFSMLEAQTSGFRKVRWSLFIGKLVKHAMGFPYTHAKDWHIDFERLAKWCDELNINSAITKEIAGANTARQVFEMIPQEVKASFIATLIDKAKHNALLFTNDNSMSIEYCLFDFDGNRLSVINN
- the dinB gene encoding DNA polymerase IV — protein: MQKYIMHLDMDAFYASVEQMDNPELRGKPIAIGSTHKRSVLSTASYEARKFGVRSAMPSHQALKLCPELILVSGRRSRYKEISSQVMAVLENYSPIVEQASIDEAYLDITGTEKIFGPPRTLAESVKQEILDTVGLTASIGIAPVKFLAKIASDLKKPAGISIIEAHEVKQFLKTLPIEKIPGVGKKALPRFHSFGIKYAADMLRYPPEFWKERFGERGIVLHAKASGIDPTPVSVGEQMKSSSAENTFGEDVRDPQILKTWLLSQSERIAADIRKHGLKGRTITLKVKFPDFRQITRSKTLDQRTSNSGIIYKTGCTILDAEGYLGPVRLIGIGISNFEERGRQLSLLEPEQNVCDDKKLDQLDKAVDKVREKFGSAMLTRGSLLKSPSDK